The genomic segment AACTCCATGCCGCGCATCTCGGCGCCCAACATGGAGGAGAACCGAGCGGGCCACCCGCCCGCCTGCCCACCGAACACGGTCTGCAGGGCGGCCCGCTGAGCGTCGTCGGCGCGCGCGTCGAAGAACACCGCAGCGTAGGCGTCGGTGTGTTCCCCGCTCCAGACGTTGCCCTTGAACGAGCCGAGCATGGCCACGTTCAGCCCGTCCAGCCGGGTCTCGCCGTACTGTCCGCGACGGATGTGCCAGAGCAGGACCCCATCGCAGTCGTCGTAGGTCGGAGGTTGGGCGAACGAGCACGGACAGGGAATCGTGCACTTGCAGACGTCGAACCAGTCGCCTTCGAGATGCCACCTGGACACCGCGGTCGTATCCATGGCCGCCTCCGTGTCTCGGATACCGACCGTGCCGACGCTACGCCTCGGCCGGAGGCCGTCCTACTCCCGCGAGCCGGGAGTACCGACGGTGCTCAACGTGCGTACGACCCCACGGGCACCGCCTGCTCACGGTTGGTCACCGGACCCGCGCCCTCCGGTCACTTCGGGGAGGCGCCGTCGTCCCGAATACTGGGGCGGTGACCGACAACGTGGGGACCGACCCGCAGTACGACGGGTTCGCCGACGAATTCCTCGACCACGCCCGTGACGGCTTCTACAACGCCTACGTCGACCGGCCGGCCTGCCTTGACCTGCTGGGCGACGTCGACGGGCGCACCGTTCTCGACGCGGCGTGTGGTCCGGGCCTGTACGCCGAGGAGCTGGTGGCGCGGGGCGCCCGGCTGCTCGGGCTGGACCAGAGCCCGCGCATGATCGAACTGTGCCACCGACGCGTCCCCTCGGGCGACTTCCGCGTCCACGAGCTGGCGGAGCCACTGCACTGGCTGCCGGACGCCTCGGTGGACCTGATCCTCTTCGCACTCGCGATGGAGTACGTCGACGATCGGCCGGCGATGTTGCGGGAGTTCCGGCGGGTGCTGCGTCCGGGCGGAGCCCTCGTACTGTCGCGGCTGCACCCCACGGGCGACTGGTTGCGACACGGCGGCAGCTACTTCGACGTGCGGGTCGTCGAGGAGGTGTGGAGCCAGGGCTGGCGGGTTCGGTACTGGCTGGCGCCGCTGGAGCGCACGTGCGACGAGTTGGCCGACGCGGGTTTCCTCATCGAGAGGCTCCGGGAACCGCGACCGCGACCCGACGCCGCCGCCGTCGACCCCCGCCGCTACGAGCGCTTGAGCCGTGAGCCGACCGGATTCCTGGCCATCAGAGCGGTTCCGCGTCCAGGCGACTGAGCAGGCCCCGCCGCGGTGGGGCGAGGAGTCACCAAGATCGACTCACTGGTAGGAAAGACCCGTGCGGGACTTTGTGAGAGGCGTACGGTTCTTCGGGCAGGGGCTGCTCATCCTTCTGCGGTCGCCCAAGCTGTTGTTGATCGGCGCCTTGCCGGTGGTACTGACCACGGCTCTGTTGACGGGCGGACTGATCGCGCTCGTGTACTGGATCGGCGACCTCTCGGCCCTGATCACCCCGTTCGCGGACGACTGGGCGGGATTCTGGCAGACGACGATCCGGATCGCCGCCGGTGTCGCGATCGTCGGTCTCGCGGCGGTGCTCGGCATGGTGAGCTTCTCGGCGTTGACGCTCGCGATCGGCGGCCCCTTCTACGAGCACATCGCGGAGAAGGTGGAGGACGACCTCGGTGGCGCT from the Saccharomonospora azurea NA-128 genome contains:
- a CDS encoding DUF1326 domain-containing protein, whose protein sequence is MDTTAVSRWHLEGDWFDVCKCTIPCPCSFAQPPTYDDCDGVLLWHIRRGQYGETRLDGLNVAMLGSFKGNVWSGEHTDAYAAVFFDARADDAQRAALQTVFGGQAGGWPARFSSMLGAEMRGMEFADIEVSIADDLSTWGVRVPGRAEARAEALTGPTSSPGARVQVHNLPGAEVGPGQPPATWGAAVSDHADAYGYAWDRSGNSSKLIPFDWSGPD
- a CDS encoding class I SAM-dependent methyltransferase, which produces MTDNVGTDPQYDGFADEFLDHARDGFYNAYVDRPACLDLLGDVDGRTVLDAACGPGLYAEELVARGARLLGLDQSPRMIELCHRRVPSGDFRVHELAEPLHWLPDASVDLILFALAMEYVDDRPAMLREFRRVLRPGGALVLSRLHPTGDWLRHGGSYFDVRVVEEVWSQGWRVRYWLAPLERTCDELADAGFLIERLREPRPRPDAAAVDPRRYERLSREPTGFLAIRAVPRPGD